One genomic region from Pseudomonas hormoni encodes:
- a CDS encoding glycosyltransferase → MSSRKFGLNLVVVLAIAALFTGFWALINRPVTAPNWPEQISGFSYSPFQQGQYPQKEQYPTDDQMRRDLEIMSKLTDNIRTYSVDGTLGDIPKLAEEFGLRVTLGIWISPDLERNEREITRAIEIANSSRSVVRVVVGNEAIFRKEITAAELSVILDRVRAAVKVPVTTSEQWHVWEEHPELAKHVDLIAAHVLPYWEYVPVDKAGQFVLDRARDLKKMFPKKPLLLSEVGWPSNGRMRGGTDASPADQAIYLRTLVNKLNRQGFNYFVIEAFDQPWKASDEGSVGAYWGVFNAARQQKFNFEGPVVAIPQWRVLAIGSAVLALLSLTLLMIDGSALRQRGRTFLTFIAFLCGSVLVWIGYDYSQQYSTWFSLTVGFLLALGALGVFIVLLTEAHELAEAVWTHKRRREFLPVVGDSDYRPKVSIHVPCYNEPPEMVKQTLNALANLDYPDFEVLIIDNNTKDPAVWEPVRDYCATLGPRFKFFHVAPLAGFKGGALNYLIPHTAKDAEVIAVIDSDYCVDPNWLKHMVPHFADPKIAVVQSPQDYRDQNESTFKKLCYAEYKGFFHIGMVTRNDRDAIIQHGTMTMTRRSVLEELGWADWCICEDAELGLRVFEKGLSAAYYHTSYGKGLMPDTFIDFKKQRFRWAYGAIQIIKRHTASLLRGKDTELTRGQRYHFLAGWLPWVADGMNIFFTVGALLWSAAMIIVPQRVDPPLLIFAIPPLALFVFKVGKIIFLYRRAVGVNLKDAFCAALAGLALSHTIAKAVLYGFFTSSIPFFRTPKNADNHGFWVAISEAREEMFIMLLLWGAALGIFLVNGLPSNDMRFWVIMLLVQSLPYLAALIMAFLSSLPKPAVEAETAPAV, encoded by the coding sequence ATGTCATCGCGTAAATTTGGACTCAACCTGGTCGTGGTGCTCGCCATCGCTGCCTTGTTTACCGGCTTCTGGGCGCTGATCAATCGCCCGGTCACCGCCCCCAACTGGCCTGAGCAGATCTCCGGGTTTTCCTACTCGCCGTTCCAGCAAGGCCAGTACCCGCAGAAAGAGCAGTACCCGACCGACGATCAAATGCGTCGGGATCTGGAGATCATGAGCAAGCTGACGGACAACATCCGCACTTACTCGGTCGATGGCACCCTGGGAGACATTCCCAAGCTGGCTGAAGAGTTCGGCCTGCGGGTCACCCTCGGCATCTGGATCAGTCCGGACCTGGAACGCAACGAGCGCGAAATCACCCGTGCCATCGAAATTGCCAACTCCTCGCGCAGCGTGGTTCGCGTGGTTGTAGGCAACGAGGCGATTTTCCGTAAGGAAATTACCGCTGCGGAATTGAGCGTGATCCTTGATCGCGTCCGTGCCGCCGTGAAGGTGCCGGTCACCACGTCCGAGCAATGGCACGTCTGGGAAGAACACCCGGAACTGGCCAAGCACGTCGACCTGATTGCCGCCCACGTACTGCCTTACTGGGAATACGTCCCGGTGGACAAGGCCGGCCAGTTCGTCCTCGACCGCGCCCGCGACCTGAAAAAGATGTTCCCGAAAAAACCGCTGCTGCTCTCGGAGGTTGGCTGGCCAAGCAACGGCCGCATGCGTGGCGGCACCGATGCGAGCCCGGCGGATCAGGCGATCTACCTGCGCACGCTGGTGAACAAGCTCAACCGCCAGGGCTTCAACTACTTCGTGATCGAAGCGTTTGACCAGCCGTGGAAGGCCAGTGACGAAGGCTCGGTGGGCGCGTACTGGGGCGTGTTCAACGCCGCGCGTCAGCAGAAATTCAACTTCGAAGGCCCGGTGGTCGCGATTCCGCAATGGCGCGTGCTGGCCATCGGCTCGGCGGTGCTGGCCTTGCTGTCCCTGACCTTGCTGATGATTGACGGCTCGGCCCTGCGTCAACGTGGCCGCACCTTCCTGACCTTTATCGCGTTCCTGTGCGGTTCGGTTTTGGTATGGATCGGTTACGACTACAGCCAGCAATACAGCACCTGGTTCAGCCTGACAGTCGGTTTCCTGCTCGCACTCGGCGCGCTCGGGGTGTTTATCGTTCTGTTGACCGAGGCGCATGAACTGGCCGAAGCGGTCTGGACCCACAAGCGTCGGCGTGAATTCCTGCCGGTGGTGGGCGATTCGGACTACAGGCCAAAAGTCTCGATTCACGTCCCTTGCTACAACGAGCCGCCGGAGATGGTCAAACAGACCCTCAATGCCCTGGCCAACCTCGACTATCCGGATTTCGAAGTCCTGATCATCGACAACAACACCAAGGACCCGGCGGTCTGGGAACCGGTGCGCGATTACTGCGCAACCCTCGGCCCGCGCTTCAAGTTCTTCCACGTCGCACCGCTGGCCGGTTTCAAGGGTGGTGCGCTGAACTACCTGATTCCGCACACCGCCAAGGATGCCGAAGTGATCGCGGTGATCGACTCGGATTACTGCGTCGACCCGAACTGGCTCAAGCACATGGTGCCGCACTTCGCCGATCCGAAAATCGCCGTGGTGCAGTCGCCGCAGGATTACCGCGACCAGAACGAAAGCACGTTCAAGAAGCTTTGCTACGCGGAATACAAAGGCTTCTTCCACATCGGCATGGTCACCCGTAACGACCGTGACGCGATTATCCAGCACGGCACCATGACCATGACCCGTCGCTCGGTGCTCGAGGAGCTGGGCTGGGCCGACTGGTGCATCTGTGAAGACGCCGAGTTGGGTCTGCGCGTGTTCGAGAAAGGTTTGTCGGCGGCGTACTACCACACCAGCTACGGCAAAGGCCTGATGCCCGATACCTTTATCGACTTCAAGAAACAGCGTTTCCGCTGGGCTTACGGTGCGATTCAGATCATCAAGCGTCATACCGCCAGTTTGCTGCGCGGCAAGGACACCGAACTGACCCGTGGCCAGCGTTACCACTTCCTCGCGGGCTGGTTGCCGTGGGTGGCGGATGGCATGAACATCTTCTTCACTGTCGGCGCGCTGTTGTGGTCGGCGGCGATGATCATCGTTCCGCAGCGGGTCGATCCACCGTTGCTGATTTTCGCGATCCCGCCATTGGCGCTGTTCGTGTTCAAGGTCGGCAAGATCATCTTCCTTTACCGTCGCGCCGTTGGCGTGAACCTGAAGGACGCGTTCTGCGCAGCGCTGGCCGGTCTGGCGTTGTCGCACACCATCGCCAAAGCGGTGTTGTACGGCTTCTTCACCAGCAGCATTCCGTTCTTCCGTACGCCAAAAAACGCCGATAACCACGGCTTCTGGGTGGCGATTTCGGAGGCGCGTGAAGAGATGTTCATCATGCTGCTGTTGTGGGGCGCGGCGCTGGGGATCTTCCTGGTGAACGGGCTGCCGAGCAACGACATGCGCTTCTGGGTGATCATGCTGTTGGTGCAGTCGCTGCCATACCTGGCGGCGCTGATCATGGCGTTCCTGTCTTCGCTGCCGAAACCGGCCGTCGAGGCCGAAACGGCACCGGCAGTCTAA
- the dapC gene encoding succinyldiaminopimelate transaminase, which translates to MNNALSQLQPYPFEKLRALLGSVTPNPDKRPIALSIGEPKHRSPSFVAEALASNLDQMAVYPTTLGIPALREAIAAWCERRFGVPNGWLDPARNVLPVNGTREALFAFTQTVVNRGDDALVVSPNPFYQIYEGAAFLAGAKPHYLPCLDENGFNPDFDAVSPDIWKRCQILFLCSPGNPTGALIPVDTLKKLIALADEYDFVIAADECYSELYFDEQTPPPGLLSACVELGRKDFKRCVVFHSLSKRSNLPGLRSGFVAGDAEILKGFLLYRTYHGCAMPVQTQLASVAAWNDEVHVRANRALYREKYDAVLEILGPVMDVQRPDGGFYLWPNVEGDDEAFCRDLFVEEHVTVVPGSYLSREVNGDNPGAGRVRMALVAPLAECVEAAERIRAFISRKQ; encoded by the coding sequence ATGAACAACGCTTTGTCCCAGCTCCAGCCCTACCCGTTCGAGAAGCTCCGCGCCCTGCTCGGCAGCGTTACGCCGAACCCGGACAAGCGCCCTATCGCGCTGTCCATCGGCGAGCCGAAACACCGTTCGCCAAGCTTCGTCGCCGAGGCGTTGGCGAGCAATCTGGATCAGATGGCCGTATACCCGACCACCCTCGGCATTCCGGCGCTGCGTGAAGCCATTGCCGCCTGGTGCGAGCGCCGCTTCGGTGTCCCGAATGGCTGGCTTGACCCAGCGCGCAACGTGTTGCCAGTCAACGGCACCCGCGAAGCGCTGTTTGCGTTTACCCAGACCGTCGTCAACCGAGGCGACGATGCGCTGGTGGTCAGCCCGAACCCGTTCTATCAAATCTATGAAGGTGCCGCGTTCCTCGCCGGCGCCAAGCCACATTACCTGCCGTGCCTGGATGAGAACGGCTTCAACCCGGACTTCGATGCCGTTTCCCCGGACATCTGGAAACGCTGCCAGATCCTGTTCCTGTGCTCGCCAGGCAACCCGACTGGCGCCTTGATCCCGGTCGATACTCTGAAAAAACTGATCGCCCTGGCCGACGAATATGACTTCGTGATCGCCGCGGACGAGTGCTACAGCGAGTTGTATTTCGACGAGCAGACTCCGCCACCCGGCCTACTCAGCGCCTGCGTGGAACTGGGCCGCAAGGACTTCAAGCGTTGCGTGGTCTTCCACAGCCTGTCCAAGCGCTCCAACCTGCCGGGTCTGCGTTCCGGCTTCGTGGCGGGTGATGCCGAGATTCTCAAAGGCTTCCTGCTGTATCGCACCTATCACGGCTGCGCGATGCCGGTTCAGACCCAACTGGCGAGCGTTGCCGCATGGAACGACGAAGTGCATGTGCGCGCCAACCGTGCGCTGTATCGCGAGAAGTATGATGCCGTGCTGGAGATACTCGGCCCGGTCATGGACGTGCAACGCCCGGATGGTGGCTTCTACTTGTGGCCGAACGTTGAGGGCGATGATGAAGCGTTCTGCCGCGATTTGTTTGTGGAAGAACATGTGACTGTGGTGCCGGGCTCTTATCTGTCCCGTGAAGTAAACGGAGACAATCCAGGGGCCGGTCGCGTGCGCATGGCATTGGTTGCACCGTTGGCTGAATGTGTTGAAGCTGCCGAGCGTATTCGCGCCTTCATTAGCAGGAAGCAGTAG
- a CDS encoding M12 family metallopeptidase: MNQITYCKIIPTIDPVASYNAAINERPSNNINSNGNRKKRSIGQHTKYWQTGKTLKILVFKHHNEQFFEAVKNGASKWLPHVNLKFDFIEMDEEEIFSSDDFLGDIRVDCQEYMFGTGGSSSIGTDSRTGDPQASSMTLGTNFTSPHYESTVIHEFGHALGLVHEHQHPDAVIPWDLEKVYAYYSTVGYSRDQVDTQVLPVDRNPGQTYAPYDRHSVMHYEIPSDLTIGNWHQPNPTQISQSDIAFVRKIYP, from the coding sequence ATGAACCAGATCACATACTGCAAAATCATTCCAACCATCGACCCTGTTGCCTCATATAACGCAGCAATAAACGAGCGCCCCAGCAACAATATCAACAGTAACGGCAATCGAAAAAAGCGCAGTATCGGTCAACACACCAAGTATTGGCAGACAGGTAAAACACTAAAAATTCTTGTCTTCAAACATCATAACGAACAATTCTTCGAAGCGGTAAAAAATGGCGCAAGCAAATGGCTGCCCCATGTTAATTTAAAGTTCGACTTTATTGAGATGGACGAGGAGGAAATTTTTAGTTCCGACGATTTTCTAGGTGACATCCGAGTTGACTGCCAGGAGTACATGTTCGGTACGGGAGGAAGCTCAAGTATAGGCACCGACTCGCGTACAGGGGACCCTCAAGCCTCCTCAATGACATTAGGGACAAACTTTACATCACCTCATTACGAGTCCACCGTCATTCATGAGTTCGGTCATGCGCTAGGCCTGGTACACGAACACCAGCACCCCGACGCGGTGATCCCCTGGGATCTGGAAAAGGTATATGCCTATTACTCGACAGTTGGTTACTCCAGAGACCAAGTTGACACTCAAGTGCTGCCAGTTGACCGTAATCCCGGTCAAACGTACGCACCCTACGACCGGCACTCGGTAATGCATTATGAAATCCCCAGTGACCTCACCATTGGTAACTGGCATCAGCCAAACCCCACTCAGATCAGTCAAAGTGACATCGCGTTCGTGCGCAAGATTTACCCATAA
- the dapD gene encoding 2,3,4,5-tetrahydropyridine-2,6-dicarboxylate N-succinyltransferase: MSTTVFSLAFGVGTQNRQGAWLEVFYAQPLLNPSAELVAAIAPVLGYTEGNQAIAFSTAQASQLAEAVKGVDAAQAALLTRLAESHKPLVATILAEDAQLTSTPEAYLKLHLLSHRLVKPHGLNLAGVFPLLPNVAWTSQGAIDLAELAEHQLEARLRGELLEVFSVDKFPKMTDYVVPAGVRIADAARIRLGAYVGEGTTVMHEGFVNFNAGTEGPGMIEGRVSAGVFVGKGSDLGGGCSTMGTLSGGGNIVIKVGEGCLIGANAGIGIPLGDRNTVESGLYVTAGTKVALLDENNKLVKVVKARELAGQPDLLFRRNSETGAVECKTHKSAIELNEALHAHN; this comes from the coding sequence ATGTCCACTACCGTATTCAGCCTGGCCTTTGGTGTCGGCACTCAAAACCGTCAAGGCGCATGGCTGGAAGTGTTTTACGCACAGCCATTGCTCAATCCTTCGGCCGAACTGGTCGCGGCCATTGCGCCGGTCCTGGGCTACACCGAAGGCAATCAGGCCATCGCCTTCAGCACCGCTCAGGCTTCGCAACTGGCTGAAGCCGTCAAAGGCGTCGACGCGGCACAGGCTGCCTTGCTGACCCGTCTGGCCGAGAGCCACAAGCCGCTAGTCGCGACCATTCTGGCCGAAGACGCGCAACTGACTTCCACGCCTGAGGCTTACCTCAAGCTGCACCTGCTGTCCCATCGTCTGGTCAAGCCGCACGGCCTGAACCTGGCCGGCGTGTTCCCGCTGCTGCCGAACGTCGCGTGGACCAGCCAGGGCGCAATCGACCTCGCCGAACTGGCCGAGCATCAACTGGAAGCCCGTCTGCGCGGCGAGCTGCTGGAAGTGTTCTCGGTGGACAAGTTCCCGAAAATGACCGACTACGTGGTACCGGCCGGCGTACGTATCGCTGACGCGGCACGTATTCGTCTGGGCGCCTACGTCGGCGAAGGCACCACCGTGATGCACGAAGGTTTCGTCAACTTCAATGCCGGCACCGAAGGCCCGGGCATGATCGAAGGTCGTGTCTCCGCTGGCGTGTTCGTCGGCAAGGGTTCGGACCTGGGCGGCGGTTGCTCGACCATGGGCACCCTGTCGGGCGGCGGCAACATCGTGATCAAGGTCGGCGAAGGTTGCCTGATCGGCGCCAACGCCGGTATCGGTATCCCGTTGGGCGACCGCAACACCGTTGAATCGGGCCTGTACGTGACCGCTGGCACCAAAGTGGCGCTGCTGGACGAGAACAACAAGCTGGTCAAGGTCGTGAAGGCCCGTGAACTGGCCGGTCAGCCTGACCTGCTGTTCCGCCGCAATTCGGAAACCGGTGCCGTGGAATGCAAAACCCACAAATCGGCGATCGAACTGAACGAAGCGCTGCACGCTCACAACTAA
- a CDS encoding ArsC family reductase: protein MTVSSKTLHLFGIKACDTMKKARTWLDEHAVRYDFHDYKTVGIDREHLTQWCDEHGWQVVLNRAGTTFRKLDDERKADLDQPKAIELMLAQPSMIKRPVLDLGDRTLIGFKPDIYAAALK from the coding sequence TTGACCGTTTCAAGCAAAACGTTGCACCTTTTCGGCATCAAAGCCTGCGACACCATGAAAAAGGCGCGCACCTGGCTCGATGAACACGCTGTCCGCTATGACTTTCACGATTACAAAACGGTCGGAATCGATCGTGAACACCTCACCCAATGGTGCGACGAGCACGGTTGGCAAGTGGTGTTGAACCGCGCAGGCACGACCTTTCGCAAGCTCGACGACGAACGCAAAGCCGATCTCGACCAGCCGAAAGCCATCGAACTGATGCTCGCACAACCCTCGATGATCAAGCGCCCGGTGCTCGATCTCGGTGACAGAACCCTGATTGGCTTCAAGCCAGACATCTACGCGGCAGCGCTCAAGTAA
- a CDS encoding SufE family protein translates to MNLPADAVTALETFQAAAGWEQRARLLMQWGDRMPALSDMDKVDANRVHGCESQVWLVGSLQDGHWQFAASSDARLIRGLVALLLARVNGLSAVELRQVDLPEWFNQLGLSRQLSPSRSNGLNAVLKRMRELAQ, encoded by the coding sequence ATGAACCTCCCGGCTGATGCCGTCACGGCGCTCGAAACCTTTCAGGCTGCCGCTGGCTGGGAACAACGGGCACGGCTGCTGATGCAATGGGGCGACCGAATGCCGGCGTTGAGCGATATGGACAAGGTCGACGCCAACCGCGTGCATGGCTGTGAAAGCCAGGTGTGGTTGGTGGGCTCGCTGCAGGACGGTCACTGGCAGTTTGCCGCGAGCAGTGACGCGCGATTGATTCGCGGGTTGGTGGCGTTGTTGCTGGCGCGGGTTAACGGGTTGTCGGCGGTTGAGTTGCGGCAGGTGGATTTGCCGGAGTGGTTTAATCAGCTGGGCCTGAGCCGGCAATTGTCGCCTTCGCGCAGTAATGGCCTGAATGCCGTGCTCAAACGGATGCGGGAACTGGCTCAGTAA
- a CDS encoding aminotransferase class V-fold PLP-dependent enzyme: MMIPSPWRADFPAIAALQRQDQTYLDNAATTQKPQALLDALAHYYANGAANVHRAQHLPGAHATQAFEDSRSKAAHWLNAGDCGQIIFTHGATSALNLLAYGLEHLFNPGDEIVISALEHHANLLPWQQLAHRRDLKLVILPLDTDGLIDLDAAASMIGPRTRLLAVSQLSNVLGAWQPLPALLAMAKTHEALTVVDGAQGVVHGRHDVQALGCDFYVFSSHKLYGPDGLGVLFGRHEALKQLRHWQFGGEMVLDADFLSARFRPAPLGFEAGTPPISSVIGLGATLDYLAGLDQDAVSAHEAALHDYLLKGLEARNGIRLLGKPQLALASFVVEGVHNADLAHLLTEQGIAVRAGHHCAMPLLKSFELAGAIRVSLALYNDSEDLERFFEALDQALELLR; encoded by the coding sequence ATGATGATTCCCTCTCCCTGGCGCGCCGATTTTCCGGCCATCGCCGCGCTGCAACGGCAAGACCAGACCTATCTGGACAACGCCGCCACCACTCAAAAACCTCAAGCCCTGCTGGATGCCCTGGCGCATTACTACGCCAATGGCGCGGCCAACGTGCATCGTGCGCAACACCTGCCCGGCGCGCATGCCACCCAGGCGTTCGAGGACAGCCGCAGCAAAGCCGCCCACTGGCTGAACGCAGGCGATTGCGGGCAGATTATCTTTACCCACGGCGCGACCTCCGCGCTGAACCTCCTGGCCTATGGTCTGGAACACCTGTTCAATCCGGGCGACGAGATTGTCATCAGCGCTCTGGAGCATCACGCCAACCTGCTGCCGTGGCAGCAACTGGCCCACCGTCGCGATCTGAAACTGGTAATCCTGCCGCTGGATACCGATGGTTTGATTGACCTCGATGCCGCCGCGTCGATGATCGGCCCGCGAACACGCTTGCTGGCGGTCAGTCAGCTGTCCAACGTGCTCGGCGCCTGGCAACCACTGCCCGCCTTGCTGGCGATGGCCAAAACACACGAGGCGCTGACGGTGGTCGATGGCGCTCAAGGCGTCGTTCATGGCCGGCATGATGTGCAGGCGCTGGGTTGCGACTTCTATGTGTTTTCCAGCCATAAGCTCTATGGCCCCGATGGCCTCGGCGTGCTGTTCGGGCGTCACGAAGCGCTCAAGCAACTGCGTCATTGGCAATTCGGCGGCGAAATGGTGCTGGATGCGGATTTCCTCAGCGCACGCTTTCGCCCGGCGCCACTGGGGTTCGAGGCAGGCACGCCGCCAATTTCCAGTGTGATTGGTCTTGGTGCGACGCTGGATTACCTCGCCGGTCTCGATCAGGACGCGGTCTCGGCCCATGAAGCGGCGCTGCACGACTATTTGTTGAAAGGCCTTGAGGCACGCAACGGCATCCGGCTGCTGGGCAAACCACAACTGGCGCTGGCGAGCTTTGTCGTCGAGGGTGTGCATAACGCTGATCTGGCGCATTTGCTGACAGAACAGGGAATCGCCGTCCGCGCCGGTCATCACTGCGCCATGCCGTTGCTGAAAAGCTTTGAGCTGGCCGGGGCGATTCGGGTGTCGTTGGCGCTGTACAACGATTCCGAAGATCTGGAGCGGTTCTTTGAAGCGCTGGATCAGGCATTGGAGTTGTTGCGATGA
- the tcdA gene encoding tRNA cyclic N6-threonylcarbamoyladenosine(37) synthase TcdA has product MSTEDPRFAGIARLYGIEGLERLRAAHVAIVGVGGVGSWAAEAVARCGVGEISLFDLDDVCVSNANRQLHALDSTVGKPKVEVMAERLRGINPDCTVHAVADFVTRDTMAEYITPNIDCVIDCIDSVNAKAALIAWCKRRKIQIITTGGAGGQIDPTLIQVCDLNRTFNDPLASKVRSTLRRDYNFSRTVTRHYSVPCVFSTEQLRYPKPDGSICLQKSFVGDGVKLDCAGGFGAVMMVTATFGMVAATKAVDKIVAGVRRPADRLKPAQ; this is encoded by the coding sequence ATGAGTACAGAAGATCCGCGGTTTGCAGGCATCGCCCGTTTGTATGGCATCGAAGGGCTTGAGCGCTTGCGCGCGGCCCACGTAGCGATCGTCGGCGTCGGTGGCGTCGGTTCATGGGCGGCGGAAGCCGTAGCCCGTTGCGGCGTTGGCGAGATTTCCCTGTTTGACCTCGACGACGTTTGCGTCAGCAATGCCAACCGTCAGCTGCACGCGCTGGACAGCACTGTCGGCAAACCCAAGGTCGAGGTGATGGCCGAGCGTCTGCGGGGAATCAATCCGGACTGCACGGTGCACGCGGTGGCAGACTTCGTTACCCGCGACACCATGGCCGAGTACATCACGCCGAACATCGACTGCGTGATCGATTGCATCGACAGCGTGAACGCAAAAGCGGCGCTGATCGCCTGGTGCAAACGTCGCAAGATCCAGATCATCACCACTGGCGGGGCGGGTGGGCAGATTGATCCGACGTTGATTCAGGTCTGCGACCTGAACCGCACGTTCAATGATCCATTGGCCTCGAAGGTGCGTTCGACCCTGCGCCGCGACTACAACTTCTCCCGCACAGTGACCCGTCATTACAGCGTGCCGTGTGTGTTTTCCACCGAGCAGCTGCGCTACCCGAAACCGGATGGCAGCATTTGCCTGCAGAAGAGTTTTGTCGGAGATGGCGTGAAACTGGACTGCGCGGGCGGGTTTGGTGCGGTGATGATGGTGACGGCGACGTTTGGCATGGTCGCGGCGACCAAGGCTGTGGATAAGATTGTGGCTGGGGTTCGGCGGCCGGCGGATAGGTTGAAGCCAGCACAGTAA